Proteins from one Zavarzinia compransoris genomic window:
- a CDS encoding isobutyryl-CoA dehydrogenase, which translates to MNFELTEDQRAFRDTARAFAEDRMQPHAADWDERKHLPVDVLRAAAALGFGGIYVRDDVGGSGLQRIDAALIFEELAAACPSTAAFISIHNMASWMIDTFGSEALRQRYLPALASMEKLASYCLTEPGAGSDAASLKTRAVRDGDHYILNGSKAFISGGGVSDVYVCMVRTGDNGAGGITCITVDKGTPGLSFGAQERKLGWNSQPTAQVIFEDCRVPAENIVGKEGDGFKIAMKGLDGGRLNIAACSLGGARRSLELATDYARDRQQFGKPLAALQAIQFKLADMATDLDAARLMVHRGAFLLDGKDPGATVACAMGKRFATDACFDIVNDALQIHGGYGYLKDFPIERYLRDLRVHQILEGTNEIMRVIIARKLIEGR; encoded by the coding sequence ATGAATTTCGAGCTGACCGAAGACCAACGCGCCTTTCGCGACACGGCACGCGCCTTTGCCGAGGATCGCATGCAGCCCCATGCCGCGGATTGGGACGAGCGGAAGCACCTGCCCGTCGATGTCTTGCGCGCGGCGGCGGCCCTTGGCTTCGGCGGGATCTACGTGCGCGACGATGTCGGCGGGTCCGGGCTTCAGCGGATCGATGCCGCTCTGATCTTCGAGGAATTGGCGGCGGCCTGCCCCTCGACCGCGGCCTTCATTTCCATCCACAACATGGCGTCGTGGATGATCGATACCTTCGGGTCCGAGGCTCTGCGCCAGCGCTATCTGCCCGCCCTGGCCTCGATGGAAAAGCTGGCCTCCTATTGCCTGACCGAGCCCGGGGCGGGCTCTGACGCCGCCTCGCTGAAGACGCGGGCGGTGCGTGATGGCGATCATTACATCCTGAACGGTTCCAAGGCCTTCATTTCCGGCGGCGGGGTTTCGGACGTCTATGTCTGCATGGTCAGGACCGGGGACAATGGCGCCGGCGGCATCACCTGCATCACCGTCGACAAGGGCACCCCCGGCCTGTCGTTCGGCGCGCAGGAGCGCAAGCTCGGCTGGAATTCCCAGCCGACCGCCCAGGTGATCTTCGAGGATTGCCGCGTGCCGGCGGAAAATATCGTCGGCAAGGAAGGCGACGGCTTCAAGATCGCCATGAAGGGCCTGGACGGCGGACGCCTGAACATCGCCGCCTGTTCGCTGGGCGGGGCGCGCCGGTCGCTGGAACTGGCGACCGACTATGCCCGCGACCGCCAGCAGTTCGGCAAGCCGCTGGCGGCGCTCCAGGCCATCCAGTTCAAGCTGGCCGACATGGCGACCGACCTCGACGCCGCCCGCCTCATGGTTCATCGCGGCGCCTTCCTGCTCGACGGCAAGGACCCGGGCGCGACCGTCGCCTGCGCCATGGGCAAGCGCTTCGCGACCGATGCCTGTTTCGACATCGTCAACGACGCGTTGCAGATCCACGGCGGTTACGGCTACCTCAAGGATTTCCCGATCGAGCGTTACCTGCGCGATCTCCGGGTGCATCAGATCCTGGAAGGCACCAATGAAATCATGCGCGTCATCATCGCGCGAAAGCTGATCGAGGGGCGCTGA
- a CDS encoding enoyl-CoA hydratase/isomerase family protein: protein MTEDVLFEIRGAIGLVTLNRPKALNALNVPMVDAMRAKLAEWAGDDAVKAVVVTAAGDKAFCAGGDIRFLTESGKAGDGGAARFWGDEYRLNTEIKRYGKPYVALIDGITMGGGVGISVHAPYRVATEKTLFAMPETGIGLFPDVGGGYFLPRLAGRLGYYLGLTGARLKGADTYAAGVATHYTAAANLPAIIDRLAAGEAVEAVLSDIHQDPGSAPLDALRTEIDRLFAADTVEGVLAALDADGGDFAKAQAAAIRTKSPTSLKLTLRQLQEGARLDFEDNMKVEFRLGQYVLKGKDFYEGVRAVIVDKDQAPKWSPATLAEVAEAEIDSAFQPLAGGDWAP, encoded by the coding sequence ATGACCGAAGATGTCTTGTTCGAGATCCGGGGCGCCATCGGCCTCGTCACCCTGAACCGGCCGAAGGCGCTGAACGCCCTGAATGTCCCGATGGTCGATGCCATGCGCGCCAAGCTGGCCGAATGGGCCGGCGATGACGCGGTCAAGGCGGTGGTGGTCACGGCGGCGGGGGATAAGGCGTTCTGCGCCGGCGGCGATATCCGCTTCCTGACCGAAAGCGGCAAGGCGGGCGACGGCGGGGCGGCGCGCTTCTGGGGCGACGAATACCGCCTGAACACCGAAATCAAGCGCTATGGCAAGCCCTATGTTGCCCTGATCGACGGCATCACCATGGGCGGCGGTGTCGGCATTTCCGTTCATGCGCCCTATCGCGTGGCGACGGAAAAGACCCTGTTCGCCATGCCGGAAACCGGCATCGGCCTGTTCCCCGATGTCGGCGGCGGTTACTTCCTGCCCCGGCTTGCGGGCCGGCTCGGCTATTACCTCGGCCTGACGGGCGCGCGGCTGAAGGGGGCGGATACTTATGCCGCCGGTGTCGCCACCCATTACACCGCCGCTGCCAACCTGCCCGCGATCATCGATCGCCTGGCGGCGGGCGAGGCGGTCGAGGCCGTCCTGTCCGATATCCACCAGGACCCCGGCTCGGCCCCCCTCGATGCGCTGCGCACCGAGATCGACCGCCTTTTCGCTGCCGATACGGTCGAAGGCGTGCTGGCCGCGCTCGATGCCGACGGCGGCGATTTCGCCAAGGCCCAGGCCGCGGCCATCCGCACCAAGTCGCCGACCAGCCTGAAGCTGACGCTGCGCCAGTTGCAGGAAGGGGCCAGGCTCGACTTCGAGGACAATATGAAGGTCGAGTTCCGCCTCGGCCAATATGTCCTGAAGGGCAAGGATTTCTACGAGGGGGTCCGCGCCGTCATCGTCGACAAGGACCAGGCGCCGAAATGGAGCCCGGCCACCCTGGCCGAGGTTGCCGAGGCCGAGATCGACAGCGCCTTCCAGCCCCTCGCCGGTGGCGACTGGGCCCCCTGA
- the mmsB gene encoding 3-hydroxyisobutyrate dehydrogenase — translation MAKIAFIGLGNMGGPMARNLVKAGHSLAVFDLSTAAVEALVAEGASAAASPSEAARGAEVVVSMLPAGAHVKSVYAAEGGVIDSIAKGSLLIDCSTIDVASAREVSAVAEKAGIDMVDAPVSGGVGGAAAGTLTFMVGGSDAAFERAKPILDAMGKTIVHAGGPGNGQAAKICNNMLLGISMIGTCEAFALAEKLGLDAQKLFDISSKSSGQCWSMTSYCPVPGPVPASPANRDYQPGFATAMMLKDLKLAQEAAAKVGAATPLGNQAASLYTLFDAAGKGGVDFSGIINLLRGRI, via the coding sequence ATGGCAAAAATCGCCTTCATCGGCCTCGGCAACATGGGCGGTCCCATGGCCCGCAATCTGGTCAAGGCCGGGCACAGTCTCGCGGTCTTCGATCTCAGCACGGCGGCGGTCGAGGCCCTGGTCGCCGAAGGCGCCAGCGCTGCCGCCAGCCCGTCCGAAGCCGCCAGGGGCGCTGAGGTCGTCGTCTCCATGCTGCCGGCCGGCGCCCATGTGAAGTCGGTCTATGCCGCCGAGGGCGGCGTGATCGATTCGATTGCCAAGGGCAGCCTGCTGATCGACTGTTCGACCATCGACGTGGCCAGCGCCCGCGAGGTGAGTGCGGTCGCCGAAAAGGCCGGGATCGACATGGTCGATGCCCCGGTGTCGGGCGGCGTCGGCGGTGCGGCGGCCGGCACGCTGACCTTCATGGTCGGCGGTTCGGATGCGGCCTTCGAGCGTGCGAAGCCGATCCTGGACGCCATGGGCAAGACCATCGTCCATGCCGGCGGCCCCGGCAACGGCCAGGCGGCCAAGATCTGCAACAACATGCTGCTGGGCATTTCGATGATCGGCACCTGCGAAGCCTTTGCCCTTGCCGAAAAGCTGGGCTTGGACGCGCAGAAACTGTTCGACATCTCGTCGAAATCGTCGGGCCAGTGCTGGTCGATGACGTCCTATTGCCCGGTGCCGGGCCCGGTGCCGGCCAGCCCCGCCAACCGCGACTATCAGCCCGGCTTCGCCACGGCGATGATGCTGAAAGACCTGAAACTGGCCCAGGAAGCGGCCGCCAAGGTCGGCGCCGCCACCCCCCTCGGCAATCAGGCCGCCAGCCTCTACACCCTGTTCGACGCCGCCGGCAAGGGCGGGGTCGATTTCTCGGGCATCATCAACCTCCTGCGCGGCAGGATCTGA
- a CDS encoding nucleotidyltransferase family protein gives MAIRRYPLSLQTSYADLVDKLEDQALQGVTAAGGSYVSKTVKAKRYWYFQTMRGGKRVQLYCGPESAELLDRIARSRRNLSSERERRDTVRALARGYRISVQPKVGRVLAALADAGVFRLRAVLVGTAAYQTYGPMLGVGLPAASLMTEDIDLAQFHSISIAIEDKVETGLIAALQAVDPGFAPVTQPFYEPHIISFQAPGGLKVEFLSPMRGPTSDTSVPLPALDTAAQPLRFLDFLIYREIKACALYGAGILLNVPDPTRYALHKLIISQRPGRRPEKAAKDVIQAQSLLDVLCEDRPGDVGDYWHELAARGPKWVELARRGARLLRPDLAQHLWALAGGEGGPKAAP, from the coding sequence ATGGCCATCCGCAGATACCCGCTGTCATTGCAGACATCCTATGCCGACCTTGTCGACAAACTGGAGGATCAGGCGCTTCAGGGTGTCACCGCTGCAGGCGGCAGCTATGTTTCGAAAACGGTGAAAGCCAAACGCTATTGGTATTTCCAGACTATGCGCGGGGGAAAGCGGGTCCAGCTCTATTGCGGCCCAGAGAGTGCCGAACTTCTCGACAGGATCGCCCGGAGCAGGCGGAACCTGTCGTCGGAACGGGAACGACGCGATACGGTACGGGCGTTGGCGCGCGGCTATCGCATCTCCGTCCAGCCGAAAGTCGGCCGGGTTCTTGCCGCCTTGGCAGACGCCGGGGTTTTCCGGCTGCGCGCGGTCCTGGTCGGGACCGCCGCCTACCAGACCTATGGGCCCATGCTGGGCGTCGGCCTGCCCGCAGCAAGCCTGATGACCGAGGATATCGACCTCGCCCAATTCCACTCGATCTCGATCGCCATCGAAGACAAGGTGGAAACTGGCCTGATCGCTGCGCTTCAGGCCGTGGACCCCGGCTTCGCGCCAGTGACGCAGCCCTTCTACGAGCCTCACATCATCTCCTTTCAGGCGCCGGGGGGCCTGAAAGTGGAGTTTCTCAGCCCGATGAGAGGCCCGACCTCGGACACGTCGGTGCCCCTGCCCGCCCTGGATACGGCGGCACAGCCATTGCGTTTCCTTGATTTTCTCATTTATCGGGAAATCAAGGCCTGTGCGCTGTACGGCGCCGGCATCCTGCTGAACGTGCCGGACCCGACACGCTATGCCTTGCACAAGCTGATCATTTCGCAGCGCCCCGGACGACGCCCCGAGAAAGCCGCCAAGGACGTGATCCAAGCGCAATCGCTTCTCGACGTCCTGTGCGAGGACCGCCCGGGCGATGTCGGCGACTATTGGCACGAATTGGCCGCCAGGGGGCCGAAATGGGTCGAACTGGCAAGGCGGGGCGCCCGCCTGCTGCGCCCCGATCTGGCGCAGCACCTTTGGGCGCTGGCCGGCGGCGAAGGCGGCCCGAAAGCCGCCCCTTAA
- a CDS encoding ABC transporter permease has protein sequence MAFSTTLRMAFQELRRNLMRSILTTLGIVIGIAAVIALVTLGQGATASITNEISSLGRNLIVVAPGNAGKGGPPQAAAPFKLADARAIERDAAGLIAVAPVATTAAPVVLGNNSWSTTAVGADANYLAVREWPLVAGRPFDEGELRSGRSVCVIGQTIVREIFGAQDPLGAPLRVSGIPCMVIGILSGKGQSILGQDQDDLVVMPLKTFQRRLAGNQDVSLILISVASAEQLPKAKEDIEGILRDRRHITANKADDFQVNDVSEIAKIIGGVTVILTAFLGAIAAISLIVGGIGIMNIMLVAVTERTREIGIRLAIGALEREVLAQFLTEAVLLSIFGGLIGVVLGLGLSALGTAALGLPLLIEPGVILLATLFSGLVGIGFGYFPARRAARMDPIDALRHE, from the coding sequence ATGGCCTTTTCGACCACGCTGCGGATGGCGTTCCAGGAACTGCGGCGCAACCTGATGCGCTCGATCCTCACCACCCTCGGCATCGTCATCGGCATCGCGGCGGTGATCGCCCTGGTCACCCTCGGCCAGGGCGCTACCGCCAGCATCACCAACGAGATTTCGAGCCTGGGGCGCAACCTGATCGTGGTCGCCCCGGGCAATGCCGGCAAGGGCGGCCCGCCCCAGGCCGCCGCCCCCTTCAAGCTGGCCGATGCGCGGGCGATCGAGCGCGACGCCGCCGGGCTGATCGCGGTCGCGCCGGTCGCGACCACGGCCGCCCCCGTCGTGCTGGGCAACAACAGCTGGTCGACCACGGCGGTCGGCGCCGATGCGAATTATCTTGCCGTGCGGGAATGGCCGCTGGTCGCCGGCCGGCCCTTCGACGAGGGCGAGCTTCGCTCTGGCCGCTCGGTCTGCGTCATCGGCCAGACCATCGTGCGCGAGATTTTCGGCGCCCAGGACCCCTTGGGCGCGCCGCTTCGGGTTTCCGGCATTCCCTGCATGGTGATCGGGATCCTGTCGGGCAAGGGCCAGTCGATTCTCGGCCAGGACCAGGACGATCTCGTCGTCATGCCGCTGAAGACCTTCCAGCGCCGGCTGGCGGGCAACCAGGATGTCAGCCTGATCCTGATCTCCGTCGCCTCGGCCGAGCAATTGCCCAAGGCGAAGGAGGATATCGAAGGCATCCTGCGCGACCGGCGCCACATCACCGCCAACAAGGCGGATGATTTCCAGGTCAACGACGTTTCCGAAATCGCCAAGATCATCGGCGGCGTCACCGTGATCCTGACCGCCTTCCTCGGCGCCATCGCCGCGATCTCGCTGATCGTCGGCGGCATCGGCATCATGAACATCATGCTGGTGGCGGTGACCGAGCGGACCCGCGAGATCGGCATCCGCCTCGCCATCGGCGCCCTGGAGCGCGAGGTGCTGGCCCAGTTCCTGACCGAAGCGGTGCTGCTCTCCATCTTCGGCGGGCTGATCGGCGTCGTCCTCGGCCTCGGCCTGTCGGCACTGGGCACCGCCGCCCTCGGCCTGCCCCTGCTGATCGAACCGGGCGTGATCCTTCTCGCCACCCTGTTCTCCGGCCTCGTCGGCATCGGCTTCGGCTATTTCCCGGCCCGCCGCGCCGCCCGCATGGACCCGATCGACGCGCTGAGGCACGAGTAG
- a CDS encoding ABC transporter ATP-binding protein: MALIELNRIRKLYGQGETEVAALAGIDLVIEAGDFVAVMGPSGSGKSTTMNIIGCLDTPTDGSYRFDGTDVTSLDRNGRALLRRNHLGFVFQGFNLLKRTSALENVELPLVYRGERTAVRREKARAALARVGLAGREHHTQAELSGGQQQRVAIARAIVTEPELLLADEPTGNLDSERSREIMELLVDLNRGHNITVVMVTHEPDMAAFARRQIRFKDGRIVADEVRP, translated from the coding sequence ATGGCCCTGATCGAGCTGAACCGGATCCGCAAGCTCTATGGCCAGGGCGAGACCGAGGTGGCGGCGCTGGCCGGCATCGACCTGGTGATCGAGGCCGGGGATTTCGTCGCCGTCATGGGGCCCAGCGGCTCGGGCAAATCGACCACGATGAACATCATCGGCTGCCTGGACACGCCGACCGACGGTTCCTATCGCTTCGACGGCACCGATGTGACCAGCCTCGACCGCAACGGCCGCGCCCTGCTGCGGCGCAATCATCTCGGTTTCGTGTTCCAGGGCTTCAACCTGCTGAAGCGGACCTCGGCACTGGAGAATGTCGAACTGCCGCTGGTCTATCGCGGTGAACGCACCGCGGTCAGGCGGGAGAAGGCCCGCGCCGCGCTGGCCCGGGTCGGCCTGGCCGGGCGCGAGCATCACACCCAGGCGGAATTGTCCGGCGGCCAGCAGCAGCGCGTGGCGATCGCGCGGGCCATCGTCACCGAGCCCGAGCTTCTGCTGGCGGACGAGCCCACCGGCAACCTGGACAGCGAGCGCAGCCGCGAGATCATGGAATTGCTGGTCGACCTCAACCGGGGCCACAATATCACCGTGGTCATGGTCACCCACGAGCCGGACATGGCGGCCTTCGCCCGCCGCCAGATCCGCTTCAAGGATGGCCGCATCGTCGCCGACGAGGTGCGCCCGTGA
- a CDS encoding efflux RND transporter periplasmic adaptor subunit, with product MSEKPARPPFYRWRWFLIGVPVLVVLIVLMSALGGGGAVAYKTQALTRGTLTVTVSATGSVQPLDQVDVGAEITGRVTELHADYNDQVKQGQVLARLDTSSLEAKVAQSEANLLSAQASVAEAKAALRLAEVTAERTQALADNRYASQQARDRDIAELARARAALQSAEAGVKVAEAVLSSDRSTLDKATIRSPVDGVVISRSIELGQTIVASLQTPVLFTVARDLTRMELNLDVDEADIGHIKVGQKASFSVDAYPTRRFDAEVTSVRLAPKSEQGVVTYQVLARVDNPDMALRPGMTATADVIGAVRADVVLVPNGALRFTPPEKLGEALPALAPDQGRLWLDDGGSPRAVTVTLGLSDGRQTEIGGPGLDAGTAVIVDIQRPALPR from the coding sequence ATGAGCGAAAAGCCCGCCCGCCCGCCTTTCTACCGCTGGCGCTGGTTCCTGATCGGGGTACCTGTCCTCGTCGTGCTGATCGTCCTGATGTCCGCCCTCGGCGGCGGCGGGGCCGTCGCCTATAAGACCCAGGCGCTGACCCGCGGCACCCTGACCGTGACCGTCAGCGCCACCGGCAGCGTGCAGCCCCTCGACCAGGTCGATGTCGGCGCCGAGATCACCGGCCGGGTCACCGAACTCCATGCCGACTACAACGACCAGGTGAAGCAAGGCCAGGTCCTGGCCCGGCTGGACACCAGTTCGCTCGAAGCCAAGGTCGCCCAGTCGGAGGCCAATCTCCTGTCCGCCCAGGCATCGGTGGCGGAGGCGAAGGCCGCCCTCCGCCTGGCCGAAGTGACCGCGGAGCGGACCCAGGCCCTGGCCGACAACCGCTATGCCTCGCAGCAGGCGCGCGACCGCGACATCGCCGAACTGGCCCGCGCCCGCGCCGCCCTGCAATCGGCCGAGGCCGGGGTGAAGGTGGCGGAGGCGGTGCTGTCCTCCGACCGCTCCACCCTGGACAAGGCGACCATCCGCTCGCCGGTCGATGGCGTGGTGATTTCGCGCAGTATCGAACTGGGCCAGACCATCGTCGCCAGCCTGCAGACACCGGTGCTGTTCACCGTCGCCCGCGACCTGACCCGGATGGAATTGAACCTCGACGTCGACGAAGCCGACATCGGCCACATCAAGGTCGGCCAGAAGGCCAGCTTCTCGGTCGATGCCTATCCGACCCGGCGCTTCGATGCCGAAGTGACCTCGGTCCGCCTCGCCCCGAAAAGCGAACAGGGCGTCGTCACCTATCAGGTCCTGGCCCGGGTCGACAATCCGGACATGGCGCTCCGCCCCGGCATGACCGCCACCGCCGACGTCATCGGCGCGGTGCGCGCCGACGTGGTGCTGGTGCCGAACGGCGCGCTTCGCTTCACGCCCCCGGAAAAGCTGGGCGAGGCCCTGCCCGCCCTGGCCCCGGACCAGGGCCGGCTGTGGCTGGACGACGGCGGGTCGCCGCGGGCGGTGACCGTCACCCTCGGCCTCAGCGACGGCCGCCAGACCGAGATCGGCGGCCCCGGCCTCGACGCCGGCACGGCCGTGATCGTCGACATCCAGCGCCCCGCCCTGCCCCGCTGA
- a CDS encoding B12-binding domain-containing radical SAM protein, which yields MPSNSMACVAGIVQDAIDRQLLGPEVTIRYHWLDETHSKVDPARIMRAARKAGARLLIFMVGVQSNMFPRAVDLARPFLAAGHPVCVGGFHVSGIVSMLKTMPPDLVEAQALGISFFAGEAEDGRIDQVIRDGYAGTLAPLYNFIHDQPNLAGAALPVSDKRELRRMIYGYSTADLGRGCPFECSFCTIINVQGRKSRFRTPDDLEAIVRRNVAEGISGFFLTDDNFARNRGWEGHLDRLIALRAEGIRVRLVIQVDTLAHRIPNFIDKCVAAGADQIFIGLENINADSLESTKKRQNRVEEYRDMFLAWKKHPVLITCGYIIGFPNDTKESILRDIEVIKTQMPIDFLYINYLTPLPGCEDHKKLLDAGVWMDPDMSKYDLNHRVTHHPRMSDAEWEEAFIGAHRSFYEFAHLKRIMQRMVALRIHRPKMLVHRLLGYRESVLAENVAMLESGIVRIRRRRQRRHGLPLESPFVFYPRMVLQALRGTGRMWSTFARLKWLMFQVRRAPDRLAYSDAAIGGSDAAANDALLTATRTTAHARRRAAGAVKAP from the coding sequence ATGCCGTCGAACTCCATGGCTTGCGTCGCCGGCATCGTGCAGGATGCGATCGATCGTCAGCTTCTCGGGCCGGAGGTCACGATCCGCTACCATTGGCTGGACGAAACCCACAGCAAGGTCGATCCCGCCCGGATCATGCGGGCCGCGCGGAAGGCCGGGGCCCGCCTCCTGATCTTCATGGTCGGGGTTCAGTCCAACATGTTTCCCCGCGCCGTCGATCTTGCCCGGCCGTTCCTGGCCGCCGGGCACCCGGTCTGCGTCGGCGGCTTCCATGTCTCGGGCATCGTTTCCATGCTGAAGACCATGCCGCCGGACCTCGTGGAGGCGCAGGCGCTCGGCATCTCGTTCTTCGCCGGCGAGGCGGAGGACGGCCGCATCGACCAGGTCATCCGCGACGGCTATGCCGGCACCCTGGCGCCGCTCTATAATTTCATCCACGACCAGCCCAATCTGGCGGGCGCCGCCCTGCCGGTCAGCGACAAGCGCGAATTGCGCCGCATGATCTACGGCTATTCGACCGCCGACCTCGGCCGCGGCTGCCCCTTCGAGTGCAGCTTCTGCACCATCATCAATGTCCAGGGCCGGAAAAGCCGCTTCCGCACGCCGGACGACCTGGAAGCGATCGTCCGCCGCAACGTCGCCGAGGGGATTTCGGGCTTCTTCCTGACCGACGACAATTTTGCCCGCAACCGCGGCTGGGAAGGCCATCTCGACCGCCTGATCGCGCTCCGCGCCGAGGGGATCCGCGTCCGCCTGGTGATCCAAGTCGATACGCTGGCGCATCGGATTCCGAATTTCATCGACAAATGCGTCGCCGCCGGTGCCGACCAGATCTTCATCGGCCTCGAGAACATCAATGCCGACAGCCTGGAAAGCACGAAGAAGCGCCAGAACCGGGTCGAGGAATACCGCGACATGTTCCTGGCCTGGAAGAAGCACCCGGTGCTGATCACCTGCGGTTACATCATCGGCTTCCCCAACGACACCAAGGAATCGATCCTGCGCGACATCGAGGTGATCAAGACCCAGATGCCGATCGATTTCCTCTACATCAATTACCTGACGCCCCTGCCCGGGTGCGAGGATCACAAGAAATTGCTCGACGCCGGGGTCTGGATGGACCCGGACATGAGCAAATACGACCTCAACCACCGGGTCACCCACCACCCGCGCATGAGCGACGCGGAATGGGAGGAAGCCTTCATCGGCGCCCACCGCAGTTTCTACGAGTTCGCCCATCTGAAGCGCATCATGCAGCGCATGGTGGCCCTGCGCATCCACCGGCCCAAGATGCTGGTGCACCGCCTGCTCGGCTATCGGGAGTCCGTGCTGGCGGAGAATGTCGCCATGCTCGAATCCGGCATCGTCCGCATCCGCCGCCGGCGCCAGCGCCGCCACGGCCTGCCGCTCGAATCGCCCTTCGTCTTCTATCCGCGGATGGTGCTGCAAGCGCTGCGCGGCACCGGCCGCATGTGGTCCACCTTCGCGCGCCTGAAATGGCTGATGTTCCAGGTCCGCCGCGCGCCCGACCGCCTCGCCTATAGCGACGCCGCGATCGGCGGCAGCGATGCCGCCGCCAACGACGCCCTGCTGACCGCGACCCGCACCACCGCCCATGCCCGCCGCCGGGCCGCCGGTGCGGTCAAGGCCCCGTGA
- a CDS encoding NADP-dependent isocitrate dehydrogenase, producing MVAKIKVANPVVELDGDEMTRIIWAFIKNKLILPYLDLPIQYFDLGIEHRDATNDQVTVDSANAIKSVGVGIKCATITPDEARVEEFKLKKMWKSPNGTIRNILGGVIFREPIICTNVPRLVPGWTKPIVVGRHAFGDQYRATDFKVPGKGKLTIKFTGEDGTVIEHDVFDFPGAGVTMAMYNLDESIKDFARASLNYGLLRKWPVYLSTKNTILKAYDGRFKDIFQEIYEAEFKAEFEKIGIVYEHRLIDDMVASALKWEGGYVWACKNYDGDVQSDTVAQGFGSLGLMTSVLMTPDGQIVEAEAAHGTVTRHYREHQKGKATSTNPIASIFAWTGGLKHRAKLDGNDDLAHFAKALEEVCVETVEAGQMTKDLAILISKDTPWLTTEAFLDTLDKNLQKKLA from the coding sequence ATGGTAGCCAAGATCAAGGTCGCCAATCCGGTCGTGGAACTCGATGGCGACGAGATGACCCGGATCATCTGGGCCTTCATCAAGAACAAGCTGATCCTTCCCTACCTCGACCTCCCGATCCAGTATTTCGACCTGGGGATCGAACACCGCGACGCCACCAACGACCAGGTGACCGTCGACAGCGCCAATGCGATCAAGTCGGTCGGCGTCGGCATCAAATGCGCGACCATCACCCCCGACGAAGCCCGCGTCGAGGAATTCAAGCTGAAGAAGATGTGGAAGTCGCCGAACGGCACCATCCGCAACATCCTCGGCGGCGTGATCTTCCGCGAGCCCATCATCTGCACCAATGTGCCGCGCCTCGTGCCCGGCTGGACCAAGCCGATCGTGGTCGGCCGCCATGCCTTCGGCGACCAGTACCGCGCCACCGACTTCAAGGTGCCCGGCAAGGGCAAGCTGACCATCAAGTTCACCGGCGAAGACGGCACCGTGATCGAGCATGACGTGTTCGATTTCCCCGGCGCCGGCGTCACCATGGCGATGTACAATCTCGACGAGTCGATCAAGGACTTCGCCCGCGCCTCGCTGAACTACGGGTTGCTGCGCAAGTGGCCGGTCTATCTCTCGACCAAGAACACGATCCTCAAGGCCTATGACGGCCGCTTCAAGGACATCTTCCAGGAGATCTACGAAGCCGAGTTCAAGGCCGAGTTCGAGAAGATCGGCATCGTCTACGAGCACCGCCTGATCGACGACATGGTGGCCTCGGCCCTGAAGTGGGAAGGCGGCTATGTCTGGGCCTGCAAGAACTACGACGGCGACGTGCAGTCGGACACCGTGGCGCAGGGCTTCGGCTCGCTGGGCCTGATGACCTCGGTCCTGATGACGCCGGACGGCCAGATCGTCGAGGCGGAAGCGGCCCACGGCACGGTGACCCGCCACTACCGCGAGCACCAGAAGGGCAAGGCGACCTCGACCAACCCGATCGCCTCGATCTTCGCCTGGACCGGCGGCCTGAAGCACCGCGCCAAGCTGGACGGCAACGACGACCTCGCCCATTTCGCCAAAGCCCTCGAGGAAGTCTGCGTCGAGACCGTCGAGGCCGGCCAGATGACCAAGGATCTCGCCATCCTGATCAGCAAGGACACCCCCTGGCTGACCACCGAGGCCTTCCTCGACACGCTCGACAAGAACCTTCAGAAGAAGCTGGCCTGA
- a CDS encoding TIGR00730 family Rossman fold protein: MPVVNSLCVFCGASTPPDIRFLDAAGSLGRTLAAEGIELVYGGGALGLMGTIARAARDAGGKVTGIIPTFLTKLEEKLQGISETVEVETMHQRKRLMFERSDAFIVLPGGMGTLDETVEMITWAQLQLHRKPILLVDYLGYWQPFISLVEHVIGTGFARPNTRDFITIVPDVEAILPTLEKLTIAGGPATMPVAE; encoded by the coding sequence ATGCCCGTCGTCAACAGTCTCTGCGTCTTCTGCGGTGCCTCCACCCCTCCCGACATCCGCTTTCTCGATGCCGCCGGCAGCCTTGGCCGGACTTTGGCGGCCGAGGGCATCGAACTCGTCTATGGCGGCGGCGCGCTCGGCCTGATGGGCACCATCGCCCGTGCCGCCCGCGATGCCGGCGGCAAGGTGACCGGGATCATCCCCACCTTCCTGACCAAGCTCGAGGAAAAGCTCCAGGGCATCAGCGAGACCGTCGAGGTCGAGACGATGCACCAGCGCAAGCGCCTGATGTTCGAGCGCTCGGACGCCTTCATCGTCCTGCCCGGCGGCATGGGCACCCTGGACGAGACGGTCGAGATGATCACCTGGGCGCAGTTGCAGCTGCACCGCAAGCCCATCCTGCTGGTCGATTATCTCGGCTACTGGCAGCCCTTCATCAGCCTGGTCGAGCATGTGATCGGCACCGGTTTCGCCCGGCCCAACACCCGCGACTTCATCACCATCGTGCCGGACGTCGAAGCCATCCTGCCGACGCTCGAAAAGCTGACCATCGCCGGCGGCCCGGCCACCATGCCGGTCGCCGAATAG